The following proteins come from a genomic window of Nostoc sp. TCL26-01:
- a CDS encoding SpoIID/LytB domain-containing protein encodes MKFKLLLASLFSQIKVRHWWLGIFLWIALVAPAQASVILRVAIERGVNQTKVGSSTTATVKDSSGRTLGQLPGMSAFYAQAVPGGVALDKWQSGLFWIEPSGKGFVYIGDRWYRGRTLVIPSEKGLDVVNWVDLEEYLYSVIGGEMNSSWPQEALKAQAIAARTYALYKREQQRRNPVYDLGDSPDRWQIYSGVSTESAATYTAVDATASQVLTYNNNLILSVFHACSGGHTENVEDVWGNSLPYLRAVEDYDQNIKECNWQKTFTPGEISARISGVGNVKDMVPESYSPFRSVKALRIVGDRGTKILRGEEVRTALKLRSTRFNVSRSADGSFTLQGLGFGHGLGLSQWGAYNLALRGVNHLQILGHYYRGVALTPIKAK; translated from the coding sequence ATGAAATTTAAACTGTTGTTAGCCTCACTGTTTTCCCAGATTAAAGTACGTCATTGGTGGCTAGGTATCTTCTTGTGGATTGCTTTGGTCGCCCCAGCACAAGCTTCGGTAATTCTGCGCGTTGCCATTGAGAGGGGAGTTAATCAAACTAAAGTTGGCAGTTCCACAACGGCGACTGTGAAAGATAGCAGTGGACGCACTCTGGGACAATTGCCAGGGATGAGTGCCTTTTATGCTCAAGCTGTTCCTGGAGGAGTAGCTTTAGATAAATGGCAATCAGGGTTATTTTGGATTGAACCATCGGGTAAAGGATTTGTTTATATTGGCGATCGCTGGTATCGTGGGAGAACTCTAGTTATCCCCTCTGAAAAAGGCTTAGATGTTGTCAACTGGGTGGATTTAGAAGAATATCTCTACAGCGTTATTGGTGGAGAAATGAACTCCAGCTGGCCACAAGAAGCTTTAAAAGCTCAAGCGATCGCTGCTCGTACCTATGCCCTATATAAGCGAGAACAACAACGTCGTAACCCAGTTTACGATTTAGGGGATAGTCCAGATCGCTGGCAAATTTATTCAGGAGTCAGTACGGAATCTGCTGCCACCTACACCGCCGTCGATGCTACTGCATCTCAAGTCTTAACCTACAATAATAATCTCATTCTCTCAGTCTTCCACGCTTGTTCTGGCGGACACACCGAAAACGTCGAAGATGTCTGGGGAAATTCTCTTCCCTACTTACGAGCTGTAGAAGACTACGATCAAAATATTAAAGAGTGCAATTGGCAAAAAACCTTCACTCCAGGAGAAATCAGCGCCAGAATTTCGGGTGTGGGTAATGTCAAAGATATGGTTCCCGAATCATATTCCCCATTCCGCAGTGTCAAAGCTTTAAGAATCGTCGGCGATAGAGGCACAAAAATACTGCGAGGCGAAGAAGTGCGTACAGCTCTCAAGCTCAGAAGTACCCGCTTTAATGTCAGCCGAAGTGCAGATGGTAGCTTTACCCTCCAAGGTTTAGGCTTTGGTCACGGTCTAGGCCTGAGCCAATGGGGAGCTTATAATCTAGCTCTACGGGGCGTTAATCACCTGCAAATCTTAGGACATTACTATCGTGGTGTCGCGTTAACACCAATTAAGGCAAAGTGA
- the psbQ gene encoding photosystem II protein PsbQ: MARQRSIISLILVLLATFLISCGSPTTAVAPPTYTTAQLEKIQGYSPEIQAVRDRSDELKTLIQKGEWIDVGNFIHGPITEARLTMTYITPNLLPKDQPTARQITKDLLNHLVKIDQAATAGNTQLALSNYKAAYADIDKFVELLPETSTQSEAS, encoded by the coding sequence ATGGCGCGTCAACGCTCAATCATTTCTTTAATTCTGGTATTACTCGCAACTTTCCTTATTAGTTGTGGTAGTCCGACGACAGCAGTTGCACCTCCAACTTATACAACTGCTCAACTGGAGAAAATCCAAGGATATTCCCCAGAAATTCAGGCTGTGCGCGATCGCTCAGACGAATTGAAAACTTTGATCCAAAAAGGTGAATGGATCGATGTAGGTAATTTTATCCATGGCCCCATTACAGAAGCTAGGTTGACAATGACATACATCACACCCAACCTACTACCTAAAGACCAACCTACAGCACGTCAAATCACTAAAGATTTGCTCAATCACCTAGTTAAAATCGATCAGGCTGCGACAGCTGGTAATACTCAACTTGCCTTGAGTAACTATAAAGCCGCTTATGCAGATATTGACAAGTTCGTCGAGCTGCTGCCTGAAACTAGTACTCAATCAGAGGCTAGCTAG
- a CDS encoding response regulator transcription factor: MPYTLVKILLVEDDELFRLGLRVRLQQETDLEIIAEAEDGETAIELINQNPVDVVLLDVGLPGIGGIEACRQIKQRNPQLPVLVLTSHAQKHLISRLIEAGAQGYCLKGIAGEKLVLALRSVAAGASWWDETATREIRSSIESSQLPTLENPLPKSANPLTQRELEILSLLATGKTNQEIAKLLYISPGTVRVHVHTILHKLAVSDRTQAVVVALQKQLIKPSAP; this comes from the coding sequence ATGCCTTATACGCTTGTCAAAATTCTGTTAGTCGAAGATGATGAACTCTTTCGCTTAGGCTTACGGGTACGATTACAACAAGAGACGGATTTGGAGATTATTGCTGAAGCTGAAGATGGGGAAACAGCTATTGAGTTAATCAATCAAAACCCTGTGGATGTGGTGCTTTTAGATGTAGGCTTGCCAGGTATAGGTGGGATTGAAGCTTGTAGACAAATTAAACAGAGAAATCCACAATTACCCGTTTTAGTGTTAACTTCTCATGCACAAAAACATTTAATTTCTAGATTAATTGAAGCAGGCGCTCAAGGCTATTGCTTGAAAGGGATTGCTGGCGAAAAATTAGTCTTAGCATTGCGTTCTGTCGCTGCTGGTGCTTCCTGGTGGGATGAAACTGCAACTAGAGAAATTCGCTCCTCCATTGAATCTAGTCAGTTACCAACACTAGAAAATCCTCTGCCCAAATCTGCTAACCCTCTAACTCAGCGTGAGTTAGAAATTTTATCCCTGTTAGCCACTGGTAAAACCAACCAAGAAATTGCGAAATTATTATACATCAGTCCCGGCACAGTCAGAGTTCATGTTCACACTATTTTACATAAATTAGCAGTCAGCGATCGCACTCAAGCTGTTGTTGTCGCTTTACAAAAACAGTTAATTAAACCTAGCGCGCCCTAA
- a CDS encoding FAD-binding oxidoreductase → MNVAIIGCGVVGAAIAYELSQVPGIKITVFDRQPPAQASTGAALGVLVGIISQKVKGKAWQMRQTSVQRYETLIPELEAITGRTIPFNRQGILSLCLEAENSELWEKLVAIRHSQGWELEIWDTAKLQQICPQVNHPQVTGAVYSPQDRQLDPTALTLALVEAAQHHGVTFQFGVTVLSLPTTAATKCTSVETTAGKITADWIIISAGLGSTALTAQLEQKIDIRPVLGQALQLRLGHLQGNPDFQPAITGNDVHIVPIGGGDYWIGATVEFPSNGDEILPNHELLASVKQQAISFCPELASAEIIRTWSGLRPRPEGRPAPVIGELPGFSNILLATGHYRNGVLLAPATAMAIREKIISQ, encoded by the coding sequence ATGAATGTAGCGATAATTGGTTGTGGCGTAGTTGGGGCAGCGATCGCCTATGAACTCAGTCAAGTCCCAGGCATCAAAATCACAGTTTTTGACCGACAACCACCCGCACAAGCCTCTACAGGTGCAGCATTAGGGGTTTTAGTAGGCATCATCAGCCAAAAAGTTAAGGGCAAGGCTTGGCAGATGCGGCAAACAAGTGTTCAGCGTTATGAAACTTTAATACCTGAACTCGAAGCAATTACAGGACGTACAATTCCTTTCAACCGTCAAGGTATTCTTAGTCTTTGTTTGGAAGCAGAAAATTCAGAACTTTGGGAAAAATTAGTAGCTATTCGTCACTCCCAAGGCTGGGAATTAGAAATTTGGGACACAGCAAAACTCCAACAGATTTGTCCCCAAGTTAATCATCCGCAAGTTACTGGCGCTGTCTACTCTCCACAAGACCGCCAACTAGATCCAACAGCTTTAACTTTAGCTTTAGTTGAGGCAGCCCAACATCATGGTGTGACTTTTCAATTTGGTGTGACTGTGTTAAGTTTACCTACCACAGCAGCGACTAAATGTACATCTGTCGAGACGACAGCAGGCAAAATCACCGCCGATTGGATCATTATCTCAGCTGGTTTAGGTTCGACAGCCTTGACAGCACAGCTTGAGCAAAAAATAGATATTCGTCCTGTACTGGGACAAGCTTTACAACTGCGCTTAGGACATCTTCAGGGAAATCCAGACTTTCAACCAGCAATCACTGGTAATGACGTGCATATTGTCCCTATCGGTGGTGGTGACTATTGGATAGGTGCAACCGTCGAGTTCCCCAGTAATGGCGATGAGATACTACCAAATCACGAACTATTAGCATCTGTCAAACAACAAGCAATTTCCTTCTGTCCAGAGTTAGCATCTGCTGAAATTATCCGCACTTGGTCAGGATTACGTCCCCGTCCTGAAGGTCGTCCAGCACCTGTCATTGGTGAATTACCTGGATTTAGCAACATTCTCCTGGCAACAGGACACTATCGCAACGGGGTTTTACTCGCACCAGCAACAGCTATGGCAATTCGTGAGAAGATTATCTCTCAATAA
- a CDS encoding sensor histidine kinase KdpD, which translates to MVSLKDNFLAYKSHLSRFSIIFGLFIGVILMEYSTPNDYVFGYLYSGAILLANAWFGRVGTLLATVIAVCLTILNIWLPGGELTKPSTVANRAIASMALIVTGILSDRLRTSQAAIALTRAKLESQEELVRLREDFASTLTHDLKTPLLGAIETIKAFQQEKFGVVSPPQQQVLATMSRSHVTSLQLLETLLDIYRNDTEGIKLDLIPVDLTSLAEEVASNLTELAANRRVHISFNYGDSNWRRALWVQGDALQLQRVLNNLLVNAINHCRRGDRVEVVLEPQTSYQVIKILDTGAGIQPEEFPHLFERFYQGHSSRQAKGSGLGLYLSRQIIAAHNGIIWAENRIPSGAMFAFKLPVSSERLEIITTHN; encoded by the coding sequence ATGGTTTCTTTAAAGGATAATTTCTTGGCTTATAAATCACATTTAAGCAGATTTTCAATCATCTTCGGGCTATTTATTGGCGTGATATTGATGGAGTATTCAACGCCGAATGACTATGTGTTTGGCTATCTTTATTCTGGGGCAATTTTATTAGCAAATGCTTGGTTTGGGCGAGTTGGCACTTTGCTAGCGACTGTTATAGCTGTATGCTTAACGATTTTGAATATTTGGTTACCAGGGGGTGAATTAACTAAACCTTCCACAGTTGCTAATCGAGCGATCGCTTCTATGGCATTGATCGTTACAGGTATTTTAAGCGATCGCCTGCGGACATCTCAAGCGGCGATCGCTCTGACTCGTGCTAAGTTAGAATCTCAAGAAGAATTAGTCAGACTACGGGAAGACTTTGCTTCTACCCTCACCCATGATTTAAAAACACCACTGTTGGGTGCAATTGAAACTATCAAAGCTTTTCAACAAGAAAAATTTGGTGTTGTCTCACCACCACAGCAGCAAGTTTTAGCCACGATGAGCCGCAGTCACGTCACTTCACTGCAACTTTTAGAAACCTTGTTAGATATTTACCGCAACGACACAGAAGGAATCAAACTAGATTTAATTCCTGTAGATTTGACTAGTTTAGCAGAAGAGGTGGCTAGTAATCTCACAGAGTTAGCTGCTAATCGGCGGGTACATATCTCCTTTAACTACGGTGATTCTAACTGGCGACGGGCGTTGTGGGTGCAAGGTGATGCTCTACAATTGCAACGAGTGTTAAATAATCTCCTAGTTAATGCTATCAATCATTGTCGCCGGGGCGATCGCGTTGAAGTGGTTTTAGAACCTCAAACTTCCTATCAAGTCATCAAAATTTTAGATACAGGTGCAGGTATCCAGCCAGAAGAGTTTCCCCACTTATTTGAACGATTCTATCAAGGCCACAGCAGCCGTCAAGCTAAAGGTTCAGGATTAGGGCTTTATTTATCCCGACAAATTATTGCCGCCCATAACGGTATAATCTGGGCAGAAAACAGAATTCCCAGTGGAGCAATGTTTGCATTCAAGCTACCCGTTTCTTCTGAGAGGCTAGAGATAATCACAACTCACAACTAA
- a CDS encoding diacylglycerol/polyprenol kinase family protein: protein MLNLFSDLISTPPLWLQISLVAAWVSFILAIAGVVNHFATDDSEIVRKIVHIGAGHVILIAWWLDIPASVGIGASVVASIVTLLSYIFPLLPGINSVGRRSLGTFFYAVSVGILVAWFWHIEQPQYAAIGMMVMAWGDGLAALIGQRFGKHKYRVFGAQKSWEGSLTMALFSYLVCSLILLGVIGNVWQTWTVSLIVAVVATSLEAFSFLGIDNLTVPIGSAALAFALLQFWPLQ from the coding sequence TTGTTGAATCTATTTTCTGATTTAATCTCAACTCCTCCTCTGTGGCTGCAAATTTCTCTGGTTGCAGCTTGGGTATCTTTTATTTTAGCGATCGCTGGAGTCGTCAATCACTTTGCCACTGACGACTCAGAAATAGTCCGCAAAATTGTGCATATTGGGGCTGGTCATGTCATTTTAATTGCTTGGTGGCTGGATATTCCTGCTAGTGTGGGTATTGGGGCTTCAGTGGTTGCCAGCATTGTGACGCTGTTGTCTTATATTTTTCCGCTTCTCCCTGGGATTAATAGTGTTGGCAGACGAAGCTTAGGAACATTTTTTTATGCTGTCAGTGTGGGTATTTTAGTCGCTTGGTTCTGGCACATAGAGCAACCGCAGTATGCAGCGATCGGCATGATGGTGATGGCTTGGGGTGATGGATTAGCAGCATTAATTGGGCAACGATTCGGTAAACACAAGTATAGAGTTTTCGGAGCGCAAAAAAGCTGGGAAGGCTCCTTAACTATGGCTTTATTCAGCTATTTGGTCTGTAGTCTCATTTTACTTGGTGTCATCGGCAATGTCTGGCAAACTTGGACTGTCTCACTCATCGTTGCTGTTGTCGCTACTAGCTTAGAAGCCTTTTCTTTTTTGGGAATAGACAATTTAACTGTTCCTATTGGTAGTGCCGCTTTAGCATTCGCATTACTGCAATTCTGGCCACTGCAATAA
- a CDS encoding alpha/beta fold hydrolase: MSITEHKITVNSLEWFYRESAPIGRTDLLPVLLLHGIPSQSYGWRNVMPALASQGTRAIAPDWIGSGFSSKPEKRDFAYTPETYITALADLIQALELERFSLVVQGFLGSVGLQYALRHPEKIANIAILNTPISTTAKLPWKIKQMGLPLAGEMMTQDPLLIDRTLEGGSRYRIEDQDLDVYRKPFLKTSAVGRALLATIRNIQLPEAMTEITSGFSQWQQPILVQWGMIDPWLPIEVAETFTKTVPNAELVKLNNVGHYPQEHYHKTILEDLLPFMRRAGE; this comes from the coding sequence GTGTCAATAACAGAACATAAAATAACAGTAAATTCTTTAGAATGGTTTTATCGAGAATCTGCGCCCATTGGTCGGACTGATTTGTTACCTGTGTTATTACTGCATGGGATACCATCACAAAGTTATGGCTGGCGCAATGTAATGCCAGCTTTAGCTAGTCAAGGAACAAGAGCGATCGCACCAGATTGGATTGGTTCTGGTTTTTCTAGTAAGCCGGAAAAACGCGACTTTGCCTACACGCCTGAAACATACATTACAGCCTTGGCAGACTTGATTCAAGCTTTAGAACTGGAGCGTTTTTCTCTGGTCGTTCAGGGATTTTTAGGCTCTGTTGGTCTACAATATGCCCTACGCCATCCCGAAAAGATTGCCAACATAGCAATTTTAAATACCCCAATTTCTACCACTGCCAAATTACCTTGGAAAATTAAACAAATGGGTCTACCTTTGGCAGGGGAAATGATGACTCAAGATCCCTTACTAATTGACCGAACCTTAGAAGGTGGTAGCCGTTACCGCATTGAAGACCAAGATTTAGATGTGTATCGCAAACCATTCTTGAAAACTTCGGCGGTAGGACGAGCGCTGTTAGCCACCATCCGCAATATACAATTGCCAGAAGCCATGACAGAAATTACCTCCGGTTTCTCACAATGGCAACAACCAATCCTCGTTCAATGGGGGATGATAGACCCTTGGTTACCAATAGAAGTAGCTGAAACCTTTACCAAAACAGTCCCCAATGCCGAATTAGTCAAACTCAACAACGTCGGTCACTACCCACAAGAACATTACCACAAAACGATTTTAGAAGACCTTTTACCCTTCATGCGTCGTGCAGGAGAGTGA
- a CDS encoding DUF3466 family protein, with amino-acid sequence MKLYGIYQTSLALLVSSGVGLVTCQASNAATIYSVLDLGSLGLQSKNIFVSGLNNSGQVVGVTLDESFDGRGFRTAPNSPINPATDYIDPQNGGFAAPAAINDLGQVVGIVPFGNPDWVLYEAFRTAPNSIVNAATDKLGLEYWSFANAINNSGQVVAGSSSRFSGTSSFRLAPNSQLNVQTDDIGSLGGTYPDGRTFMYRYTQASDINDLGQVVGSSLNTNLETHAFRTAPNSSINQATDDLGTLGGAESSAYGINNLGQVVGVSATASGEYHAFLTAPNSPINLATDDLGTLGGSYSSADDINNLGQVVGSSTTASGQRRAFLYEKGRMLDLNDLISPSLGVTLNYARRINDRGQIIAGFDTGDLSIPSPAFLLTPIVSTTAVPEPSLGLGLLAFTAIGGLITSKHAKN; translated from the coding sequence ATGAAATTATACGGAATTTATCAAACTAGCTTGGCACTGCTTGTATCTAGTGGAGTAGGACTAGTCACTTGCCAAGCCAGCAACGCAGCAACAATTTATTCTGTCCTTGATCTAGGTAGTTTGGGTTTACAGTCAAAGAATATTTTTGTCTCTGGCCTTAATAACTCAGGTCAGGTAGTTGGTGTTACTTTGGATGAATCATTCGATGGCAGAGGCTTCCGCACGGCTCCCAATAGTCCCATTAACCCAGCTACAGATTATATTGATCCCCAAAATGGTGGATTCGCTGCCCCTGCTGCTATTAACGACTTAGGCCAAGTAGTCGGTATTGTGCCTTTTGGTAATCCTGATTGGGTTTTATACGAAGCGTTTCGCACGGCTCCTAACAGTATAGTCAATGCAGCGACTGATAAACTCGGTCTTGAGTATTGGAGCTTTGCCAATGCTATTAACAACTCTGGTCAAGTAGTTGCTGGTAGTTCTTCACGTTTTTCAGGTACAAGCTCTTTCCGATTAGCTCCCAATAGCCAACTCAATGTGCAAACAGATGACATTGGCTCCCTTGGTGGTACTTATCCGGATGGCCGCACGTTTATGTACCGATACACTCAGGCTTCAGATATCAATGATTTAGGACAGGTGGTGGGTTCTTCGCTCAACACCAATTTAGAGACCCACGCCTTCCGTACTGCCCCCAATAGTTCAATTAACCAAGCTACAGACGACCTCGGTACATTAGGTGGCGCAGAAAGTAGCGCCTATGGTATCAATAATTTAGGTCAAGTTGTTGGTGTTTCAGCTACTGCTAGTGGTGAATATCATGCTTTCCTGACAGCACCTAACAGTCCAATTAACCTAGCGACTGATGACCTCGGTACACTGGGAGGTTCATACAGTTCGGCTGATGATATTAACAACTTAGGTCAGGTAGTTGGTTCTTCAACTACTGCTAGTGGTCAACGGCGTGCTTTTTTATATGAGAAAGGACGAATGCTTGACCTCAATGATCTAATTTCTCCTTCATTGGGTGTGACTCTAAATTATGCCAGAAGAATTAACGATCGCGGACAAATTATAGCTGGATTTGATACAGGGGATCTTAGCATTCCCTCACCTGCGTTCCTGCTCACACCCATAGTTTCTACTACTGCTGTACCTGAGCCATCTTTGGGGTTAGGTTTATTAGCATTCACAGCGATAGGTGGGTTAATCACGAGCAAACACGCAAAAAATTGA
- a CDS encoding tetratricopeptide repeat protein has protein sequence MDSSPISSLLEDLKNPDAVVREQATKKLWRIWFQQKGIYGLEKIDQSQKLLDAGETTEAEVMLTQLIQEQPDFAEAWNRRAFLYYSMGDYDKSLADCQMAIKINSVHFGALHGMGLCYAALGKYTKAIKAFKRALEIQPYSLVNQKLILECTFRLS, from the coding sequence ATGGATTCTTCACCAATCAGCTCATTACTTGAAGACTTGAAAAATCCAGATGCTGTAGTCCGGGAACAAGCGACAAAAAAACTCTGGCGTATCTGGTTTCAGCAAAAGGGAATTTACGGACTAGAAAAAATTGACCAAAGTCAGAAATTACTTGATGCTGGTGAAACTACCGAAGCTGAGGTGATGCTGACACAATTAATTCAGGAACAACCAGACTTTGCAGAAGCTTGGAATCGTCGCGCCTTTCTTTACTACAGTATGGGCGATTATGATAAATCTTTAGCAGATTGTCAGATGGCAATCAAAATTAACTCGGTGCATTTTGGTGCGTTACATGGTATGGGTTTGTGTTACGCCGCACTAGGTAAATACACTAAAGCCATCAAAGCTTTTAAACGAGCCTTAGAAATTCAGCCTTACTCTTTGGTCAATCAAAAATTAATTTTAGAATGTACTTTCAGACTCAGTTAG
- the yidD gene encoding membrane protein insertion efficiency factor YidD, which translates to MKQLFIWLIKGYRMFISPLYPPTCRFQPTCSMYAIEAIERFGILRGGWMAIRRILRCHPFHPGGYDPVPEVVLKDDSCEHDH; encoded by the coding sequence ATGAAGCAATTATTTATTTGGTTAATCAAAGGATACAGAATGTTTATCTCGCCACTATATCCCCCGACTTGTCGCTTTCAACCAACTTGCTCAATGTATGCCATAGAAGCAATTGAAAGATTTGGCATCTTACGTGGTGGATGGATGGCAATTCGCCGCATCCTACGTTGTCATCCCTTCCATCCCGGTGGTTATGATCCTGTCCCAGAAGTTGTGCTGAAAGACGATTCTTGTGAACATGACCATTGA
- a CDS encoding family 10 glycosylhydrolase, which yields MVSTTTRFSDIQNHWARPFIEALAQRRILNGYPNGTFRPDNSVTRAEFAAIVAAVFPGSVKRQYTPFIDVPANHWAAGAIKKAYETGFLAGYPDKSFRPNERIARGDVFVSLVNGLDIATKIKPDLLDQLPQIYQDIASIPSYARNQLAIATSAGLVSSFPNLKLLNYSIAATRADVAAIVYQGLVYLGQAPKIASTYLVVPPSSTPTPSKTVKVSHSREFRGAWVACVWNSDWPSQTGLSVSQQQAELIDILSRLQALNFNALILQVRPEGDALYASPLEPWSAWLTGTQGKAPEPFYDPLQFAIAEAHKRNIEVHAWFNPYRAKTSIKGSPNVSPHIAITNPEVVYQWGNQLWMDPGAKVVQDRAYNVIIDVVRRYDIDAIHLDDYFYPYPIQGKPFPDDKTYAAYKAAGGGLSLDNWRRENVNQMVLRLSQGIKATKSDVKFGISPFGIYRPGQPSGITGLDAYDVLYADSKKWLEQGWIDYIAPQLYWRIDQTKQSYPVLLKWWTEINPQQRHIYAGNNLGQLDGKAWKNEEIEKQVKISRNQAGELSLGNIFFSVTSIMENRQDISATFQNSLYAKPALAPIMPWRETIPPPPPKELQVNNRKLSWQPGDNQPVRSWTLYRQSGDTWTLQRILSAGTTFATVQPGTYAVCAVDRLANESQGVVINVS from the coding sequence ATGGTATCTACTACTACCCGGTTCTCGGATATTCAAAACCATTGGGCGCGTCCGTTTATCGAAGCTTTAGCGCAACGGCGGATTTTGAATGGCTATCCTAACGGCACTTTTCGTCCAGACAACTCAGTGACTAGGGCTGAATTTGCCGCGATAGTAGCAGCAGTCTTTCCAGGTTCGGTAAAGCGTCAGTATACTCCTTTTATTGATGTGCCAGCTAATCATTGGGCGGCTGGTGCGATTAAAAAAGCTTACGAAACTGGATTTTTGGCTGGCTATCCCGATAAAAGTTTCCGTCCTAATGAACGCATTGCTAGAGGTGATGTCTTTGTTTCTCTAGTTAATGGTTTGGACATTGCCACTAAAATTAAACCTGATTTACTAGACCAGTTACCGCAAATATATCAAGATATAGCGAGTATCCCAAGCTATGCCAGGAATCAATTAGCGATCGCCACAAGTGCAGGTTTAGTCTCTAGCTTTCCTAATCTTAAATTACTTAACTATAGTATTGCGGCTACTCGTGCTGATGTGGCTGCGATCGTCTATCAAGGTTTAGTTTACCTTGGGCAAGCACCAAAGATTGCTTCCACTTACCTAGTTGTACCACCATCTTCAACGCCAACTCCATCCAAAACTGTGAAAGTTAGCCATAGTAGGGAGTTTCGCGGCGCTTGGGTAGCTTGTGTGTGGAATAGTGATTGGCCTTCTCAAACTGGACTAAGTGTCAGTCAGCAGCAAGCGGAGTTAATTGACATTCTTAGCAGATTACAAGCGTTAAATTTTAACGCCCTGATTTTGCAAGTGCGTCCAGAGGGTGATGCTTTGTATGCTTCCCCATTAGAACCTTGGAGTGCTTGGCTGACGGGAACTCAAGGTAAAGCACCAGAACCATTTTATGATCCTTTGCAATTTGCGATCGCTGAAGCTCACAAACGTAACATAGAAGTTCATGCTTGGTTCAACCCCTACCGCGCCAAAACTAGCATCAAGGGTTCACCTAATGTTAGTCCCCACATAGCCATAACTAACCCAGAAGTAGTTTACCAATGGGGTAATCAATTGTGGATGGACCCAGGCGCAAAAGTTGTTCAAGATCGAGCTTACAATGTCATCATTGATGTTGTCCGTCGCTATGACATAGATGCAATTCATTTAGATGACTATTTCTATCCCTATCCCATCCAAGGTAAACCCTTTCCTGATGACAAAACCTACGCGGCTTATAAAGCAGCTGGTGGTGGACTGAGTTTAGACAATTGGCGACGGGAAAATGTCAATCAAATGGTGTTGCGTCTGTCTCAAGGAATTAAAGCCACAAAATCTGACGTTAAATTTGGCATTAGTCCTTTCGGGATTTACCGCCCTGGACAACCATCAGGAATTACTGGTTTGGATGCCTACGATGTATTGTATGCTGATTCTAAAAAATGGTTAGAGCAAGGCTGGATAGATTACATCGCACCTCAACTCTACTGGCGGATTGACCAAACTAAGCAGAGTTATCCTGTGTTGCTCAAATGGTGGACAGAAATTAACCCTCAGCAACGCCATATTTACGCGGGTAATAATCTGGGACAACTGGATGGTAAAGCCTGGAAAAATGAGGAGATAGAAAAGCAAGTTAAAATTAGCCGCAATCAAGCTGGAGAATTATCGCTAGGAAATATCTTCTTCAGCGTGACTTCGATTATGGAAAATCGTCAAGATATTTCCGCGACTTTCCAAAATTCACTCTACGCCAAACCAGCACTAGCACCGATTATGCCTTGGCGTGAGACAATACCACCACCACCACCGAAAGAACTCCAAGTCAACAACCGGAAACTGAGTTGGCAACCAGGTGATAATCAGCCTGTGCGTTCTTGGACACTTTATCGTCAAAGTGGTGATACTTGGACTTTACAACGCATCTTGTCTGCCGGCACAACCTTCGCTACAGTCCAACCAGGAACTTATGCTGTATGTGCCGTAGATAGGTTAGCAAATGAAAGTCAGGGTGTAGTTATTAATGTTAGTTAA